A region of the Synechococcus sp. UW179A genome:
TCCTGAATATGCCCAGCACTTAGTGCGTAATGCCGGTCTCCCACAGGACCGGGTTCGACTGGATTACAGGGCTGAGGACACGCTCGGGAATTTCACGTCATTGGTGGATGAACTTGAGCGGGACGGGGTGCGCCATCTGCTCTTGGTCACAAGCGAAGACCATCTGCCGCGGGCGATGGCTGTCGGCGGCATCGTTGCTGGAAGCCGTGGAATCCGGCTTACAGGTGTTCCAGTCAGCTGTCAGCCCAAATGCCGTGATGAAAGCCTGGGCAAGCGTGTTGGAGATGGATTACGCGCGGCTGCATGGGTGATCACCGGTCGGGACTTGAAGCCCTGGGCTCGCAGGAACTGGCCTCAGCTTTTTAGCGCTCAATAATCGAGCAGGGCGTTGATGCGTCTCTGGAGTTCGCGTGTGGTTGCTTCCAGGTCCGGTTTGCGCCTGCTACTCGGTGCGGGAACGGGTTCGCCAATTCGCATTTCAAGCTTCACCAGTCGCGGCAGATTGCGACCCATGCCAAGGGCTCTGTGACTGTTGAGGATGGCAACAGGCAGAAGTGGAGCTCCTGATCTTGCCGCCAGCAGAGCTGCGCCAGGCATGGGCTGATTCACGCGCCCATCCGACTGTCGGGTTCCATCGAGAAAGACGCCGATCGCCCAGCCTTCGTTCAGCCTTGCGGTGGCTGTTCGGATGGCTTCACGATCGCTCGCACCACGCTTCACCGGATAGGCGCCGCAAGCCCGGATCACAGGGCCGACGACTGGGATGCGGAACAGCTCGGCTTTGGCCATGAACGACACCGGTCGCCCCAGGGCATGGCCCAGCAAGGGGGGATCGAGATGTGACCCATGGTTGGCCACTACCACAAGGGGCCCGTCCATTGGCACGTTGATGTTGCCGCGGGTACGTCCGCGGAACAGCATCCTGAATACCGGAAACACCAGCAGGCCACTGACCAGCCTGTAAGTGAGGCTTGGACGCGGCGCCTTCCATGGCTGCAGGCCATTGGTGTTGGTTGCAAGGTTGCTGCTCACATTCACAGACCCAGGTCGCCAGCGCTCGCCAGCTGAGAGGTGGTGACCCCTTTCATCGCACGTTTGGCCAGACCGCTGAGCACGTTGCCAGGACCAATTTCAACCATGGTGTCTACGCCGGATGAGGTCATTCCTGCCATCGTTTCTCGCCAGCGCACGCCAGTGGTCATCTGGCGACGCAGTCGTTGCTTCAGCTCACTGGCATCGCAGCTGGGAGTGGGGTCGGTGTTGCTGAAGACCGGGAAGCGAGCGTCCTGGAAAGCAACACTGTCGAGATGGGAGGAGAAGGCATCTGCCGCCTTCTCCATGAAGGGGGAATGGAAGGCCCCTGAGACGGCAAGGGGGATGGCCCGCTTGCAGCTCAGTGCTTCACTCAGCCCGTTCACGGCCTCTGGGCTGCCTGAGAGCACCACCTGGGCATCGCTGTTGTCATTAGCAATCACCACCCCCTCTGTGGCATCCACAAGGGTTTCCAGCTGGCTGCGATCGAACCCGATGACTGCCGTCATCGCTCCACCCCCTGCGCTGGCCATCAGCTCCGATCGGCGTTGCATCAACTCCAGGCCCGTCGCGGCATCAAACACACCAGCCGCATAGAGCGCAACCAGTTCGCCAAGGCTGTGCCCGGCCACCAGGTCGGGTTGCCTGCCTTGACGCAACAACTCATCCACAATCAGCGATTCCACTGCAAAAAGCGCCGGCTGCGTGTTCCGCGTGTCGTTTAAATCGGAGGGGCTGCTGGCATCTGAGCCTTCACCTCTGCAAATCGAGAGAAGGTCCCTGCCGAGCAGGTTCGAAGCCAGAGCAAAGCGTTCCTCCGCACCAGGCAAGCTGAGGATGGGTTCGGCCATGCCGTTTTTCTGAGATCCCTGTCCGGGGAACACCCAGGCGATCGACATTCACAGTGGCGCAACGGTGCTGGGAGCCTAAGCGGGACCCTGCCACCGAAACAGGGCGGCACCCCAGCTCAGACCAGCTCCAAACCCGCTGCTTGCCAACAGCTGTCCAGGCCGGATTTGGCCATCCCGCACTGCTTCATCAAGAACCAGAGGAATGGTTGCCGCTGAGGTGTTGCCGTAGTGCGCCAGGTTGCTCAGCACCTTGGCCCTGGGAATTGCAAAGCGATCGGCAACGGCATCCAGGATGCGCTGATTGGCTTGATGCAGCAGCAGCCAGTCGATGGTCTCAGGGCCAACCTCACAGCGTTCAAGCAGGCATTGCAGGACCGCCGGGACTTCACGCACGGCGAATTTATACACCTCCTGACCATTCATTTCGATCGGTCGGTAGCCACCCAGACGATGGCGTGCATCGGCTGCCAGGGGTTGATTGCTATCGAGGGCAGGCAGGTTGAGTACGCCACCGCGTGCTCCATCACTGCGCAACAGAAACCCGATGAGTCCATCGTTATCTGCAGCTTCAAGGGCCACAGCTCCAGCTCCATCGCCGAACAGCACACAGCTGCGTCGGTCATCCCAGTCCACGAAACGGCTCAGCTGGTCGGCGCCGATCACAAGCGCCCGTCGCATGGCGCCGGTGCGCAGATACTGAGCAGCCGTCACCAGCGAAAACAAAAAGCCGCTGCAAGCGGCTGTGAGATCAAAAGCCACCGCATTCGAAGCCCCAAGCGTGGCCTGTACGGCTGGCGCTGAGCCAAACAGATCATCTGGAGTTGAGGTTGCCAGCAACACCAAGTCGAGGCTGTCGGCCGTCCATCCGGCCATCTCCAGAGCAGATTGGCCGGCTTCAGCTGCAAGGTCGTTCAGGCTCTGATCGGGGCTGCTAACCCGTCGAGTGGAGATGCCTGTGCGGCTGCGGATCCACTCATCGCTGGTTTCCACTCGCAGACCCAGCTGGTTGTTTGTGACCACCTGCGCTGCCTGGGCGCTACCGCTGCCGATCAGAGCGACGCCTCGAGAGTGCGGGGATGCTCCAGCCAAAAGAGGGTCCAAGCAGTGGCGTCAGTCAATCACAGTCCGCCAGAACGCCTGTCAGGCAAGGGGGTTGCTCAGACCCTGAATTCTGCGAGTCGAGTTGTGACTGTCGAGTTCTGCGCTGTTGAAGCCTGCTGGCTGCTTAAGCCCGGGAGGTGGCTTTGGCCCCAAGTTGGGCAAGATGATCCATCACACCATGACTGGCAGCGGAATGCGCAAGGCGTAGGGCACTCACCACGGATAGTGCTTTGCTGCTGCCGTGGCCGATCACGCAGATGCCATTCACGCCCAGAAGCAGTGCTCCGCCATGTTCGGCATGATCCAACCGCTTTTTGATGCGCTTGAGGTTGCTGCGTAGGAAGGCCGACCCCACCTTGCCTCGGCGCCCACGTGGCAGTTCGGCTCTGAGCACGCCAAGCAGCACGCTGCCAACCGATTCAAGGAACTTCAGCAAAACATTGCCGGTAAAGCCATCACAGACCACCACATCGAACTCACCCGACAGCACATCCCGCCCCTCACAGTTGCCAGCGAAGCGCAGGCGTGATTCCTGGATGAGCAGCTCATGGGTGCGAACGGAAAGATCATTGCCCTTGCACTCCTCCTCGCCAATGTTGAGCAGTCCGATTCTGGGTTGGCTCACCTGCAGCACATCCCTGCAATAGATGTCTCCCAGCAGGGCGAACTGGTGCAGGTAGGAGGGCTTGCAGTCCATGTTGGCGCCCACGTCGAGAACCAGCACTGGCTGGCCGGGATCTTTGGTGGGAAACAGGGCACCGATGGCGGGGCGGTCGATGCCGGCCAGTCGTCCCAGACGGAAAATGGCTGAAGCCATTACAGCCCCGGAGTTGCCTGCTGAGTACACGGCCTGGGCTTCGCCTCGCTTCACGAGATTCATGGCCACATTGATGCTGGCGTCGCGTTTGCGCCGCACCACCGTCGCCTCCTCATGCATTTCCACTGAGGGGCCGCTGGTGATCAGTTCCAGCAGGCGTTTATCGATGGCCGCTTTCAACGCTTCACCCAGTCCTGCGGCGGCGGCGGCTTCCAGTACCCGGTCGGTTTCGCCAACGAAGCGGATTTTCACGGCAAGCCGTTCGATGGCCTGCAGGCATCCCTCCAGAATCGGAACAGGAGCGTTGTCACCCCCCATGCCGTCCACAGCCACCCAGACTCGGTGACGGTCGTCGATCTCGAGTTCCTCACCTGGGACCCCTCCCTGAAGGCGTCGGAGTGGATCCATCACGGGTTGCAGCACGGAGCCGGCCATGCTTCCGGCGCTGTTCACCACAGTTCCCGCCATGGAGGTGACGGAGCCTGCCACATTGCCGGCGGCATTGGCTGACGTGGTTGCGGTGTCTACCAGGCTGGTCACTGCAGCATTGCGCCGATACCAAATCACAAGGCGTCGAACAGCCTTGGATCGGCGGGCTTTGATCCTCGGCGCAACGTCCGGGGTGAGGTCAGGATCCTTCGGAGGCAACAGAATCGACGATGCGCTGGAACAGGTAGCCGGTGCCGCGAGCGGTGAGGATCAGCTCGGGGTTGGCCGGGTCGTCTTCCAATTTGGAACGAAGACGTGAGATATGAACATCCACGACCCTGGTGTCGACATGGCGTTCAGGGGTGTAACCCCATACCTCCTTCAGGATCTCACCGCGGCTGAACGGTTCGCCCGATCGGCTCACGAGCAGTTCAAGCAGACTGAATTCCATTCCGGTGAGACGGATTCGCTCGTCGTTGCGGAACACCTGTCGCTTGTTGGTGTCGATCTTTAGGTCTGAGACCTGGATCACTCCTGAGTTGGGGATGCCGGCAGCGTGCTCTTTTTCCACGCGGCGCAAAACGCAGCGGATCCGCGCCTCAAGCTCCTTCGGACTGAAGGGTTTGATCACATAGTCGTCTGCTCCGAGCTCCAGACCAGTGATTCGGTCAGCGACATCGCCGAGAGCTGTGAGCATCACGATCGGAACATCCGACTCCTTGCGCAGTTCCTGACAGACCCCGTAGCCATCCAGCTTCGGCATCATCACGTCGAGCACGACCAGATCCGGGTTGCATTCCTGGAAGCTTTCCAGGGCCTCGGTTCCGTCGCAGGCCGTGACGACGTTGTACCCGATCATCGAGAGCCGGGTTTCGAGGATCCTGCGGATACTTGCCTCGTCATCCACCACGAGGATGGTTTCCTTGGAAGTGGAGGGTGCTGAGGCCGTCATATCGCCGGCAAGGAGCGAAGATAGTGCTCACAAATAGGTGATTAGCGGGTTCAGTCGTTCACGTAGCGCCAACTTTCTTCATCATTCGACGTGCCCCGATCGGCCAATCTCTACGTCTGTCAGAGCTGTGGTGCCCAGACACGGCAGTTCTTTGGGCGGTGCAGCAGCTGCGGTAGCTGGAATTCTCTGGTAGAGCAATCGGCACCCAAGGACGACGGACGCCGCCGTCGCTCCGGAGGCGATCTCTCAGCTGCACCGAAGGCGCGTCGTTCCACGTCGATGGCATCCCTCGGCGATCAGCCCCTTCAGCGCATCGATAGCGGTTACGAGGAGCTCAACCGCGTTCTTGGCGGCGGGCTGGTCCCTGGATCACTGGTGCTGGTTGGCGGGGATCCTGGTATCGGCAAAAGCACACTGCTGCTGCAAAGCGCATCGGCCATTGCGCGGGATCGGATGGTGCTTTACGTCAGTGCCGAGGAATCTGCGCAACAGGTGAAGCTGCGCTGGCAGCGGCTCACTGCTGACAGCAGTGATCTGCAATTGCTGGCGGAGACGGATCTGGAGCTGGTGCTGCAAGAACTCGAAGCTCTGAGGCCAGATGTGGCTGTCATCGACAGCATCCAGGCCTTGCACGACGCCGAACTCTCTAGTGCACCTGGGTCCGTCGCTCAGGTGAGGGAATGTGCGGCTGCCCTGCAGAGACTGGCGAAGCGTCAGAACACCGCGCTGCTGCTTGTGGGCCATGTCACAAAGGAAGGCGCGCTGGCCGGCCCCAAGGTGCTGGAACACCTGGTGGATGCTGTGCTCACCTTTGAAGGCGATCGTTTCGCCAGCCATCGCCTGCTTCGGGCTGTCAAGAACCGGTTCGGTGCCACCCACGAGCTGGGGGTGTTTGAGATGCGTGGTCAGGGCCTAGAGGAGGTCGGCAATCCCAGTGAGTTATTCCTCAGTGGTGAGCGGGCCAATGGGGTGGCAACGATCGTTGCTTGTGAAGGCACCCGGCCGCTGGTGGTCGATCTGCAAGCGCTGGTGAGTGCCACCAGCTATGCCAGTCCCCGAAGGACTGCCACTGGGATCGCCGTCAACCGTCTGCATCAGATCCTTGCCGTGCTGGAAAAGCACATGGGCTTGCCACTCTCACGCTTCGATTGCTACCTGGCCGTGGCTGGTGGCCTCGATGTGGAGGAGCCCGCGGCAGATTTGGGAGTGGCCGCGGCAGTGGTTGCCAGTTTCAGAGACCTGACTCTGCCGGCCGGTACTGTCCTGCTCGGGGAACTGGGTCTGGGAGGTCAGCTTCGACCTGTAGGACAGTTGGAGTTGCGATTGCAGGAGGCAGTACGTCTTGGGTTCAGACGGGCGGTCGTGCCACGGGGAAGCGGGCTGGGTCCGGTCGCGTCTGGCCTCGATCTGGAACTGCTGGAGGCGGGATCCATCACCGAAGCCCTCGTGCTTGGGCTGGGTGTGAACCCCGAGGATGGCGAGACCTGAGTCGCACTGATGCCTCAGAAGTAGACGTCCACGTTGCTGCGGCCGCTGGATTTGAGCCAGTTCTCGATGTCCAGATACCCCCCTGGATTCAGTCGTACCGCCTGCGTCCAGGCTTCAGCTGCTTTGTCAAGCCAGACGTCTGCTTCATCGCGCCGACCCTCTTCTTCGGCAATCCGACCGCGCTTCTCGTAGATCAGCCCCATGTTTTTGAGACAGGAGGGCTGTTTGGGGTTTTCATCAAGAGCCTGTTGATAGGTCTCGATTGCTCTGTCTTCTTCGCCATTGCTCATGTAGATGATCGCCATGTTCTTGAGGGTTTCTCCACGATCGATCGGGTTCTCCTCAAGCTTCAGGCTCTCTTCATAGTTTTCGAGAGCTTCGGCGTAATCACCGTCGTTCTGAGCAGACAGACCGTCGCGGTAATAGACATAGGCCTCTTTGGCCCGGGCATTGATCGGCAGCAGCTTCACAATCAGGTCGGCCATGACCGTGAAGCTCTTGTCGATGAAGTTGTCGTTGCGGTTGCTGCGTGGCACGGAAAGCCGGACGGATTAAACCATCCTGAACCCAACAGGTGCTGCCTAGCGTGGTGTGGTGTGAACCGTTGAAGTGTCAGCAGCGTCTTCCCATCCATTGGACCCGACCGCTCAGTCCCATGCGGTGCTTCTGGATGTGGAGGGAATGAAGTGTGGGGCGTGCGTTCGTGCCGTGGAGCGCACGCTGCTCGCTCAGCCAGGTGTGAAAGAAGCCAGTGTCAACCTTGTGACCCGCAGTGCCTGGCTGCGACTTGATAGCGAGGCGACATCGTCCTCTCAGCCGTTGCTTGATGACGTGCTGGCGGCTTTGCGTGGCCGTGGTTTTCCAGCACAGCCCCGACAGAGCGGACTGTTCTCCAAAGAAACGGAGCCAGAACGAACCAGGGGATGGTGGCAGCAGTGGCGACAACTAATGGTCGCTCTTGTTTTGCTTCTGCTGTCGGTGCTTGGTCACCTCGCTGAAGCTGGGACGCTCTCCCTACCGCTGATCGGCACGCTCAGCTTCCATGCTGCCCTGGCCACGGTGGCTCTGCTCGGGCCCGGTCGGCCGATCCTGATCAGTGGCTGGTCTGCGCTCCGCAGTGGTGTGCCAAGCATGGACACCCTCGTCAGTCTGGGCGTCGGTAGTGCCTATGTGGCGAGTCTGGTGGCACTGATCTGGCCTGCGGTGGGGTGGCCCTGTTTTTTCAACGAGCCTGTGATGCTTCTCGGCTTCGTGCTGCTGGGTCGATTTCTCGAGGAACGTGCACGCCGTCGTACAGGCAGGGCTTTGCAGGAGCTTGCTGCCCTGCAGCCCAATACCGCCCGTTTGTTGATGGCGGATGACACGGTTCGCGAGGTGCCCGTGTCTGTGCTCCGGCCAGGCGAATGCATCCAGCTGCTAGCTGGAGACAGGATTCCCGTGGATGGTGTGGTGCTGAACGGCTGTTCTGCTGTTGATCTGTCGAGTCTCACCGGTGAGCCGCTGCCGCTCGAGGCCAAGCCCGGGACAGAGCTCAGTTCCGGTTGTCTCAACCTGGAGGCCAATCTGGAGATGGAGGTTCAGCGTGTCGGCAGCGACACGGCGTTGGCCAGGATTATTGCCCTTGTTGAGGAGGCTCAGGCCAGACGAGCTCCCATCCAAGGGCTGGCTGACAGGGTTGCTGGCCGTTTTTGCTACGGCGTCGTCAGCCTGGCGCTGGTCACCTTCTTGTTTTGGTGGCAGCTGGGCAGCCGTCTCTGGCCTCAGGTCCTGGATGTTCCTGTGGTGCTTATGGATCATGGCCACGATGCTGCGATCCATGGCTCCCTTGGAGCCGGGGCTCAGACACCGTTCGGCCTCGGACTTCAACTGGCCATTGCCGTGCTTGTGGTGGCTTGCCCCTGTGCCCTTGGCCTGGCAACGCCCACAGTGATCACGGTCTCTTCAGGACTTGCCGCACGCCAGGGCTGGCTGTTCAGAGGCGGAGATGTGATCGAGCAGTCCGCCTCCATTCAGCGGATGGTCTTTGACAAGACCGGAACGCTCACCCTGGGTCGTCCGCTCGTGGATGCCGTGATGGCCAGTGAGGATGCCTCCCGCACGATCCAACTCGCAGCAAGTCTGGAACAAACGAGCCGGCATCCTCTGGCCCATGCGCTGTTGCAGGAGGCTCAGCGGCTCAATCTCACGCTGTTGCCGGTCACGGCCAGTAGGACCCTGCCAGGTTCCGGTATGGAGGGCACACTCGAGTCCTTGAACGGACAACTGCGTGTGGGCTCTCCCGAATGGCTGCAGCAGGAAGGTGTGGTCTGGTCTGCAACGCAACAGCAGGCTGTTGAGGAAGCTCTGAAACGCGGTCAGACGCTCGTGGCAGTTGGTCTTGATGCCGAACCGCTGGGAGTGGTGGCCATTGATGACCGCCTTAGGCCCGATGCCCCTGTGGCACTTCAGCGTTTGAGGGATCAAGGGCTCACACTGGGAATGCTCAGTGGTGATCGTCGTCAGGCCGTTGAAAAGATTGCGCAAATGCTCGGCTTCGCCGATGACGAATTGGCGTGGCAGCTCCTCCCGAATCAGAAGCTGGAGCGGCTTGAACACTGGCGCACAACTGAGACTGTGGGAATGGTTGGCGACGGCATTAACGATGCCCCTGCCCTGGCCGCGGCGGATTTGGGTATCGCTGTGGGCACCGGAACACAGATTGCTCAGGACACCGCAGATCTAGTGCTGCTTGGCGATCGGCTCGAGGCTTTGCCAGAAGCCCTGACTCTGGCCAGACGCACAATGGCCAAGATTCGACAGAATCTCTTCTGGGCATTCGGCTACAACATGATTGCGTTGCCAGTCGCTGCAGGCGCTCTGTTGCCAGGCTTCAATGTGCTGTTGTCTCCGCCGCTTGCGGCACTGCTCATGGCCCTCAGCTCCGTGTCAGTGGTTTTGAATGCCCTCAGCCTGACTGTCCGCTGATCATGGTCGGGCGTTTTCTGGTGCTTGAGGGCATCGATGGCTGTGGCAAAACCACGCAGCTTCGCCAACTAGCCGATTGGCTTCCAGACAGTGGGTTGATGCCTTCCGGAGCCAAGCTGCACCTCACGCGTGAACCTGGCGGCACACCTCTTGGTCGTGCGTTGCGCGAGCTCCTGCTCAATCCACCTCAAGAGTCGGCTCCAGTTTCCACTGCTGAATTGCTGCTTTATGCCGCAGATCGCGCGCAGCACGTTGAACGCCTGATCCGCCCTGCCCTGAATCGGGGAGATTGGGTTTTGAGTGATCGTTTCAGTGGTTCCACCATCGCCTATCAGGGGGATGGTCGCGGACTCGATCTGCAGACCATCCTCGATCTGGAGCGCATCGCCACGGCTGGTGTTACGCCGGATCTCACGTTCTGGCTTGATCTGCCCCTGCAGGAGAGCCTCAAGCGTCGCGGTGCTCGCAGCGATGATCGGATCGAAGCCGAAGGAGAGACCTTTCTGGCGCGGGTGTCTGAAGGGTTCCAGCGCCTGTCAGCTGAGCGGGGCTGGACGCCGGTGGCGGCGGACCAGAGCGCTGATCAGGTACAGCAGGTCATTCGCACAAGGCTGAGGTCTTGGTTTGCCAAGGCACTGCTATGAGTGAGATGTTGTTTGGCGAGTTGCAGGGTCAGCCGCTGGCAGAACGGTTGCTCATTGCGGCACTGCAAAACCACCGACTGGCGCCTGCTTATCTGTTTAGTGGCCCAGATGGAGTGGGCCGACGTCTTGCTGCGCTCCGTTTCCTGGAAGGTCTGCTGGGCGGAGGTGACTCCATTCCGCGCGAACGCCGGCGGCTTGAAGAACGCAACCATCCCGACTTGCTTTGGGTCGAGCCCACTTATAACCATCAGGGTCGTCTAATCCCACGATCGGAAGCCGAGTCCATCGGCATTAGCAAGCGGACACCACCGCAGGTTCGCTTGGAGCAGATCCGTGGCCTTAGCAGGTTTTTGGCCCGTCAGCCTTTGCAGTCGCCAAGAGGTCTGGTGGTTCTGGAACAACCTGAGGCCATGGCGGAGGGAGCGGCAAACGCTCTGCTCAAGACTCTTGAAGAGCCAGGACATGGACTATTGATTCTGTTGTCCGCTGCACCGGAAAGACTCCTGACCACCATCCGATCGCGATGTCAGCAGATCCGTTTCACACGCCTCAGCGAGGTGTGCATGCGCTCAGTGCTGGTGCAATTGCCTGACGGGACAGGTGAGCAAGCGCTTGCCCTAGCGGCCAGTCATCCAGAGCTCTTGGCCTTGGCAGGTGGATCGCCTGGCGCCCTGCTGGAGCATGTGCGGGTTTGGAACACCATCCCAGAGGAGCTGAGGCAAAGATTTCAAAGCCTTCCCACAACGCCGTTACAAGCTCTCGCTTTGGCGAAAGATGTCACAGAGCAGCTGGAAGGAGACCAGCAGCTCTGGATAATCAACTGGTGGCAGTACAAACTTTGGAATTCATCCAATCAGCCTGAGCGTTTAAAAAGGCTGAATCGTCTTCGCCAACATTTGCTGTCGTTTGTTCAACCCAGACTGGCCTGGGAGGTGGCACTACTCAACTTGATTGAAGCTTGATCAGCTTCGGATCAAGCGCTTGCGCGGCTCTCCTGATCTTTCTGTTCACGATCTTGGCGTGCCTGAGCAAGAACATCTTGAAGTCCCTCGAGCTGAGCTCCGGTTGGAAGCTCCAGGCAGTACCCGGCTCCATAAACCGTTTTGATAAAGCGCGGTTTACGGGGATCTGGCTCAAGTTTTGTGCGCAAGTGCCTTACATGCACTCGGATGGTTTCGATGTCGTCGTCTGGCTCATATCCCCAAACCTCCTTGAGGATCAGAGACGGCGCAACGGTCTGACCATGACGCTGCAACAGGCAGTGCAGCAATTCAAACTCAAGGTGAGTGAGGCGAACTGGTCGATCG
Encoded here:
- a CDS encoding DNA polymerase III subunit delta', whose translation is MSEMLFGELQGQPLAERLLIAALQNHRLAPAYLFSGPDGVGRRLAALRFLEGLLGGGDSIPRERRRLEERNHPDLLWVEPTYNHQGRLIPRSEAESIGISKRTPPQVRLEQIRGLSRFLARQPLQSPRGLVVLEQPEAMAEGAANALLKTLEEPGHGLLILLSAAPERLLTTIRSRCQQIRFTRLSEVCMRSVLVQLPDGTGEQALALAASHPELLALAGGSPGALLEHVRVWNTIPEELRQRFQSLPTTPLQALALAKDVTEQLEGDQQLWIINWWQYKLWNSSNQPERLKRLNRLRQHLLSFVQPRLAWEVALLNLIEA
- a CDS encoding beta-ketoacyl-ACP synthase III, which codes for MAGASPHSRGVALIGSGSAQAAQVVTNNQLGLRVETSDEWIRSRTGISTRRVSSPDQSLNDLAAEAGQSALEMAGWTADSLDLVLLATSTPDDLFGSAPAVQATLGASNAVAFDLTAACSGFLFSLVTAAQYLRTGAMRRALVIGADQLSRFVDWDDRRSCVLFGDGAGAVALEAADNDGLIGFLLRSDGARGGVLNLPALDSNQPLAADARHRLGGYRPIEMNGQEVYKFAVREVPAVLQCLLERCEVGPETIDWLLLHQANQRILDAVADRFAIPRAKVLSNLAHYGNTSAATIPLVLDEAVRDGQIRPGQLLASSGFGAGLSWGAALFRWQGPA
- the tmk gene encoding dTMP kinase, which produces MVGRFLVLEGIDGCGKTTQLRQLADWLPDSGLMPSGAKLHLTREPGGTPLGRALRELLLNPPQESAPVSTAELLLYAADRAQHVERLIRPALNRGDWVLSDRFSGSTIAYQGDGRGLDLQTILDLERIATAGVTPDLTFWLDLPLQESLKRRGARSDDRIEAEGETFLARVSEGFQRLSAERGWTPVAADQSADQVQQVIRTRLRSWFAKALL
- a CDS encoding 1-acyl-sn-glycerol-3-phosphate acyltransferase, which translates into the protein MSSNLATNTNGLQPWKAPRPSLTYRLVSGLLVFPVFRMLFRGRTRGNINVPMDGPLVVVANHGSHLDPPLLGHALGRPVSFMAKAELFRIPVVGPVIRACGAYPVKRGASDREAIRTATARLNEGWAIGVFLDGTRQSDGRVNQPMPGAALLAARSGAPLLPVAILNSHRALGMGRNLPRLVKLEMRIGEPVPAPSSRRKPDLEATTRELQRRINALLDY
- the rpaB gene encoding response regulator transcription factor RpaB, which gives rise to MTASAPSTSKETILVVDDEASIRRILETRLSMIGYNVVTACDGTEALESFQECNPDLVVLDVMMPKLDGYGVCQELRKESDVPIVMLTALGDVADRITGLELGADDYVIKPFSPKELEARIRCVLRRVEKEHAAGIPNSGVIQVSDLKIDTNKRQVFRNDERIRLTGMEFSLLELLVSRSGEPFSRGEILKEVWGYTPERHVDTRVVDVHISRLRSKLEDDPANPELILTARGTGYLFQRIVDSVASEGS
- the plsX gene encoding phosphate acyltransferase PlsX is translated as MPPKDPDLTPDVAPRIKARRSKAVRRLVIWYRRNAAVTSLVDTATTSANAAGNVAGSVTSMAGTVVNSAGSMAGSVLQPVMDPLRRLQGGVPGEELEIDDRHRVWVAVDGMGGDNAPVPILEGCLQAIERLAVKIRFVGETDRVLEAAAAAGLGEALKAAIDKRLLELITSGPSVEMHEEATVVRRKRDASINVAMNLVKRGEAQAVYSAGNSGAVMASAIFRLGRLAGIDRPAIGALFPTKDPGQPVLVLDVGANMDCKPSYLHQFALLGDIYCRDVLQVSQPRIGLLNIGEEECKGNDLSVRTHELLIQESRLRFAGNCEGRDVLSGEFDVVVCDGFTGNVLLKFLESVGSVLLGVLRAELPRGRRGKVGSAFLRSNLKRIKKRLDHAEHGGALLLGVNGICVIGHGSSKALSVVSALRLAHSAASHGVMDHLAQLGAKATSRA
- a CDS encoding YdcF family protein, which codes for MVLGGRLLLLCAAVVAGAAVGGPLRPFVEAALTNHQPQRILVLGGDADRERMGLHLARRMNLPLVVSGGTNPEYAQHLVRNAGLPQDRVRLDYRAEDTLGNFTSLVDELERDGVRHLLLVTSEDHLPRAMAVGGIVAGSRGIRLTGVPVSCQPKCRDESLGKRVGDGLRAAAWVITGRDLKPWARRNWPQLFSAQ
- the fabD gene encoding ACP S-malonyltransferase, giving the protein MSIAWVFPGQGSQKNGMAEPILSLPGAEERFALASNLLGRDLLSICRGEGSDASSPSDLNDTRNTQPALFAVESLIVDELLRQGRQPDLVAGHSLGELVALYAAGVFDAATGLELMQRRSELMASAGGGAMTAVIGFDRSQLETLVDATEGVVIANDNSDAQVVLSGSPEAVNGLSEALSCKRAIPLAVSGAFHSPFMEKAADAFSSHLDSVAFQDARFPVFSNTDPTPSCDASELKQRLRRQMTTGVRWRETMAGMTSSGVDTMVEIGPGNVLSGLAKRAMKGVTTSQLASAGDLGL
- the radA gene encoding DNA repair protein RadA, giving the protein MPRSANLYVCQSCGAQTRQFFGRCSSCGSWNSLVEQSAPKDDGRRRRSGGDLSAAPKARRSTSMASLGDQPLQRIDSGYEELNRVLGGGLVPGSLVLVGGDPGIGKSTLLLQSASAIARDRMVLYVSAEESAQQVKLRWQRLTADSSDLQLLAETDLELVLQELEALRPDVAVIDSIQALHDAELSSAPGSVAQVRECAAALQRLAKRQNTALLLVGHVTKEGALAGPKVLEHLVDAVLTFEGDRFASHRLLRAVKNRFGATHELGVFEMRGQGLEEVGNPSELFLSGERANGVATIVACEGTRPLVVDLQALVSATSYASPRRTATGIAVNRLHQILAVLEKHMGLPLSRFDCYLAVAGGLDVEEPAADLGVAAAVVASFRDLTLPAGTVLLGELGLGGQLRPVGQLELRLQEAVRLGFRRAVVPRGSGLGPVASGLDLELLEAGSITEALVLGLGVNPEDGET
- a CDS encoding cation-translocating P-type ATPase, with protein sequence MDPTAQSHAVLLDVEGMKCGACVRAVERTLLAQPGVKEASVNLVTRSAWLRLDSEATSSSQPLLDDVLAALRGRGFPAQPRQSGLFSKETEPERTRGWWQQWRQLMVALVLLLLSVLGHLAEAGTLSLPLIGTLSFHAALATVALLGPGRPILISGWSALRSGVPSMDTLVSLGVGSAYVASLVALIWPAVGWPCFFNEPVMLLGFVLLGRFLEERARRRTGRALQELAALQPNTARLLMADDTVREVPVSVLRPGECIQLLAGDRIPVDGVVLNGCSAVDLSSLTGEPLPLEAKPGTELSSGCLNLEANLEMEVQRVGSDTALARIIALVEEAQARRAPIQGLADRVAGRFCYGVVSLALVTFLFWWQLGSRLWPQVLDVPVVLMDHGHDAAIHGSLGAGAQTPFGLGLQLAIAVLVVACPCALGLATPTVITVSSGLAARQGWLFRGGDVIEQSASIQRMVFDKTGTLTLGRPLVDAVMASEDASRTIQLAASLEQTSRHPLAHALLQEAQRLNLTLLPVTASRTLPGSGMEGTLESLNGQLRVGSPEWLQQEGVVWSATQQQAVEEALKRGQTLVAVGLDAEPLGVVAIDDRLRPDAPVALQRLRDQGLTLGMLSGDRRQAVEKIAQMLGFADDELAWQLLPNQKLERLEHWRTTETVGMVGDGINDAPALAAADLGIAVGTGTQIAQDTADLVLLGDRLEALPEALTLARRTMAKIRQNLFWAFGYNMIALPVAAGALLPGFNVLLSPPLAALLMALSSVSVVLNALSLTVR
- a CDS encoding photosystem I assembly protein Ycf3; this translates as MPRSNRNDNFIDKSFTVMADLIVKLLPINARAKEAYVYYRDGLSAQNDGDYAEALENYEESLKLEENPIDRGETLKNMAIIYMSNGEEDRAIETYQQALDENPKQPSCLKNMGLIYEKRGRIAEEEGRRDEADVWLDKAAEAWTQAVRLNPGGYLDIENWLKSSGRSNVDVYF